A window from Candidatus Bathyarchaeota archaeon encodes these proteins:
- a CDS encoding zinc-ribbon domain-containing protein, whose product MVYCSNCGSKIDDESFFCPKCGTRTPKGKAANAAYPTDELRDAFYQVGVEVEKAFTLAAHEMHAAFKRVSEDINQKHATTQGGTICSKCGTRNPEGSDFCSSCGAKIETEASTTTT is encoded by the coding sequence TTGGTTTATTGCTCTAACTGTGGCTCAAAAATAGATGATGAATCATTCTTCTGTCCCAAATGCGGCACCCGCACGCCCAAGGGTAAAGCCGCAAACGCAGCCTACCCAACTGATGAACTCCGAGACGCCTTCTATCAAGTCGGAGTCGAAGTCGAGAAAGCATTCACCCTAGCAGCCCACGAAATGCATGCTGCCTTCAAAAGAGTCAGCGAAGACATCAACCAAAAACACGCCACCACCCAAGGCGGCACAATCTGCTCCAAATGCGGCACCCGAAACCCCGAAGGCTCAGACTTCTGCAGCAGCTGCGGCGCAAAAATCGAAACCGAAGCATCCACCACAACCACATAA
- a CDS encoding SMC family ATPase → MKIEIVQLENIRSHQKSTVPFTRGFNCLVGGLGCGKSSVLYALDFALFGDSVSRGFEYLLRENAEAAKVTVQFSHNGSTYKLVRGLRRKGKGISQDVEQLKLFEDERLLACSKTDAVAEQLKAITGLDKDLYREIVWFRQEHLKELLDVTPRDRQRKLDELFGLSDYEEAWTNIAQYQRDYETEKRIYEKDPDVNGLEKLNADYNRASEDFTLLEIDLEDQKQRVEIAKQLLEEANVKLKALEDKKLAVEELKRKEARLNANIQNTTNNLASLTERLEGKKTILDNLIQRQTSLQTQIKVCIEKLTQVGLAPNLSVEELRVCLAGFDDKISTLRAEQEATARSMQQDQKRAVSLEKEDMCPLCIQPLTGDYKTDLMHRIEHENQERQKNINLLRLQVADLQKSKTQASEACTNLQTCLTKETDLKSRIAEEETNLSHLSEEFVQKQRSDGELRQELAAVQLEIGRFNLQDVDAARLQRDQALKQVFAIESDLRTKENRKQDLSRRLDDTKERINQAQEKLDRMQKIQKTAELLTAIRDAYRSIQPKLRGEYVKVLRNFVQQVLDSLVGGETPLLNVLIDESYTPFVKSESGQNREVSNLSGGERTLLAFAYRLGLGQLIMQSRTGHGLSMLVLDEPTENLGSEDGSIERLADAISRFKAIEQIIAVTHSEAFAAKAEHVVVLEKEASISKISIER, encoded by the coding sequence ATGAAAATCGAAATCGTCCAACTTGAAAACATCCGCAGCCACCAAAAATCCACAGTACCCTTCACCCGCGGCTTCAACTGTCTCGTCGGCGGGTTAGGCTGCGGCAAATCCAGTGTGCTCTATGCGTTGGATTTTGCGTTGTTTGGCGATTCGGTGAGTCGGGGTTTTGAATATTTGCTGCGGGAAAACGCGGAGGCGGCAAAGGTTACGGTGCAGTTTAGCCATAACGGCAGCACCTACAAACTTGTCCGTGGACTCCGACGCAAAGGCAAGGGTATTAGTCAAGATGTGGAGCAGCTCAAACTCTTTGAAGACGAGCGGCTTCTTGCCTGCTCAAAAACCGACGCGGTAGCTGAGCAACTCAAAGCCATCACGGGATTAGACAAGGATTTGTACCGTGAAATTGTTTGGTTCCGCCAAGAGCACCTCAAGGAACTGTTGGATGTTACGCCTCGGGACCGCCAAAGAAAACTTGACGAACTCTTCGGCTTATCTGATTATGAGGAAGCATGGACCAACATCGCCCAATACCAACGCGACTACGAAACCGAAAAGCGCATATACGAAAAAGACCCTGACGTCAACGGGTTAGAGAAGCTTAACGCTGATTATAATCGGGCAAGCGAAGATTTCACGCTTTTAGAGATAGATTTAGAGGACCAAAAGCAACGGGTTGAGATCGCCAAACAGCTACTTGAAGAAGCTAATGTAAAACTCAAAGCGCTCGAGGACAAAAAACTCGCTGTCGAGGAACTCAAACGCAAAGAAGCCCGCCTAAACGCAAACATCCAAAACACAACCAACAACCTCGCCTCACTCACGGAACGCTTAGAGGGCAAAAAAACAATACTCGACAACCTTATCCAACGCCAAACATCTTTGCAAACCCAAATTAAGGTTTGCATCGAGAAGCTTACGCAGGTGGGGCTGGCGCCAAACCTCTCGGTTGAGGAGTTGCGGGTTTGTCTGGCTGGGTTTGATGATAAAATCAGTACCTTGCGTGCTGAGCAGGAAGCCACCGCCCGTAGTATGCAGCAGGACCAGAAACGTGCTGTGTCGTTGGAGAAAGAGGACATGTGTCCCCTCTGTATCCAGCCCCTGACGGGTGATTATAAAACTGATCTCATGCACCGCATAGAACACGAGAACCAAGAACGCCAAAAAAACATCAACTTGCTTCGGCTTCAAGTAGCGGATTTGCAGAAAAGCAAAACCCAAGCATCCGAAGCCTGCACCAACCTCCAAACCTGCCTCACCAAGGAGACGGATTTGAAGTCGCGCATAGCTGAAGAAGAAACTAACCTATCCCACCTTTCTGAGGAGTTTGTGCAAAAACAAAGGTCAGACGGCGAATTGCGCCAAGAATTAGCGGCGGTTCAGCTAGAAATCGGCAGATTTAACCTCCAAGACGTGGACGCCGCACGCCTGCAGCGCGACCAAGCCTTAAAGCAGGTTTTTGCCATCGAATCGGATTTACGCACCAAAGAAAACCGCAAACAAGACCTATCACGCCGCCTAGACGACACAAAAGAGCGCATTAATCAAGCTCAAGAAAAACTTGACCGCATGCAAAAAATACAAAAAACCGCCGAACTTCTCACTGCCATCCGAGATGCCTACCGCAGCATTCAACCCAAACTCAGAGGAGAATACGTCAAGGTGCTGCGTAATTTTGTCCAGCAGGTACTTGACAGTTTAGTAGGCGGCGAAACTCCCCTGCTAAACGTTCTCATTGACGAATCTTATACGCCATTTGTGAAAAGTGAGTCGGGGCAGAATCGGGAAGTCAGCAACCTCTCTGGCGGCGAACGCACGTTGTTGGCGTTTGCGTATCGGTTGGGGCTTGGGCAACTTATTATGCAGTCGCGGACGGGGCACGGTTTGAGCATGTTGGTTTTGGATGAGCCAACAGAGAACTTGGGCAGCGAAGACGGCAGCATCGAACGTTTAGCCGACGCCATTAGCCGATTCAAAGCCATCGAACAAATCATCGCCGTCACCCACAGCGAGGCATTTGCTGCTAAAGCTGAACATGTGGTAGTTCTGGAGAAAGAAGCTTCAATAAGCAAAATCTCCATCGAACGCTAA
- a CDS encoding DNA repair exonuclease: protein MKPFSFVHASDLHLGYSQYGLEARRQDFDNAFSELVDKTIELHPDFMIIAGDLFHQPRPSNITLENTIRSFKRLRDAGIPVLTVDGSHDSAPNTITSTILYPLDSAGLITHLPRHPGACWSKPDTCYVYGIPNYHNRHKTQEALPHFLADNPPTPQPDIANIFVFHGALDLPEVKPPFIEAELSPNDLPDGFCYYAAGHIHERFLGKFKGGVLAYAGCTETVGYDEAHYIKGFYHVTVDAKGQATPQLIDLACPRRFIILEQDYTGMSAAQITENATGMVREADSADAVVIPVLRGTLPVEASRTEIEIGKIRAAAPKALLVHPIVLLKETAVSDEVVRSIFEGDFKDLKTKSYEYFLQIFSERYSPEEADKIAHGAVNLIEPLTRKQDEKVRQQIEELTK, encoded by the coding sequence TTGAAGCCGTTTAGCTTTGTCCACGCCTCCGACCTCCACTTAGGCTACTCACAGTATGGGTTAGAGGCACGCCGCCAAGACTTCGATAATGCCTTTAGCGAACTTGTGGACAAAACCATCGAGCTTCATCCCGACTTCATGATTATCGCTGGCGACCTCTTTCATCAGCCTCGCCCCTCCAACATCACCTTGGAAAACACGATTCGCAGCTTTAAGCGCCTCAGAGACGCAGGCATCCCTGTGCTTACTGTGGATGGGTCGCATGATTCGGCGCCTAACACCATAACCAGCACCATCCTCTACCCCCTTGATAGTGCAGGACTCATAACTCATCTGCCGCGGCATCCCGGCGCGTGCTGGAGTAAACCCGACACCTGCTACGTATATGGCATACCTAATTATCATAACCGTCACAAGACTCAAGAAGCCCTTCCCCATTTCCTCGCCGACAACCCTCCCACTCCCCAACCAGACATCGCCAACATATTCGTCTTCCACGGCGCTCTCGACCTGCCCGAAGTGAAACCGCCCTTTATAGAAGCTGAACTCAGCCCCAATGACTTACCTGATGGCTTCTGCTACTACGCGGCGGGGCACATTCATGAACGGTTCTTGGGCAAATTCAAAGGTGGCGTCTTAGCGTATGCAGGCTGCACCGAAACCGTGGGCTATGATGAAGCGCACTACATCAAAGGCTTCTACCACGTTACGGTCGACGCAAAGGGGCAAGCCACCCCGCAACTCATTGACTTGGCGTGTCCGCGTCGCTTCATTATTCTAGAGCAGGATTACACAGGCATGTCGGCGGCTCAAATCACCGAGAACGCGACGGGTATGGTTCGTGAAGCTGATTCCGCCGACGCCGTGGTCATACCTGTGCTTAGGGGAACTTTGCCTGTGGAGGCGAGCCGCACTGAAATTGAAATCGGCAAAATCCGCGCCGCCGCCCCCAAAGCGCTCCTTGTCCACCCCATTGTGCTGCTCAAAGAAACCGCTGTCTCTGACGAGGTGGTGCGCTCCATCTTTGAAGGCGACTTCAAGGACCTTAAAACCAAATCCTACGAGTACTTCCTCCAAATCTTTAGCGAACGCTACAGCCCCGAAGAAGCAGACAAAATCGCCCACGGCGCCGTCAACCTAATCGAGCCCCTGACCCGCAAACAGGACGAAAAAGTCAGACAACAAATCGAGGAGCTCACCAAATGA
- the rpsJ gene encoding 30S ribosomal protein S10 codes for MVRKARIRLTSTDYAKLETVCGELRSIAQKTGVKMNGPVPLPTKRLRVPVLKGPSGEGTATWDRWEMRIHKRLIDIDSEERVMRRIMRIRVPEEVHVTIELI; via the coding sequence ATGGTAAGAAAAGCTCGAATACGCCTCACAAGCACCGATTACGCGAAACTTGAAACGGTTTGCGGAGAACTCAGAAGCATAGCTCAGAAAACAGGCGTTAAAATGAACGGTCCAGTACCGCTTCCCACTAAACGTCTACGTGTTCCAGTCCTTAAGGGTCCATCCGGCGAAGGAACAGCCACATGGGACCGCTGGGAAATGCGCATTCACAAACGCCTCATCGACATCGACTCTGAAGAGCGCGTTATGAGACGCATTATGCGTATCCGTGTACCCGAAGAAGTGCACGTAACCATCGAACTCATCTAA
- a CDS encoding DUF4184 family protein yields the protein MPFTPFHLGPALAVGLPLRRYLHAPTFIVANVILDVEPFLVLVLGLPYPLHGYLHSLLLASAVGLALGAVMFWIEKPLQPFYQKIQLETRKPLKLRSFLLAGVLGAWLHVLLDAFLYSEMEPFYPWTANPMLQAGIGSPEEYLLCVYLGIFGVAYWAALIAYSSYQTNKKQSAVPSA from the coding sequence ATGCCCTTCACGCCATTCCATTTAGGCCCTGCCTTAGCCGTGGGGTTGCCGCTGAGAAGGTACCTGCATGCGCCTACCTTCATAGTTGCTAATGTGATTTTGGATGTGGAGCCTTTTTTGGTTCTGGTTTTGGGGCTGCCTTACCCACTGCATGGCTATCTGCATTCTTTGCTGTTGGCTTCAGCGGTGGGGCTGGCTTTGGGGGCGGTGATGTTTTGGATTGAGAAGCCGTTGCAGCCTTTTTACCAAAAAATCCAGCTAGAAACCCGCAAGCCCCTAAAACTTAGGTCGTTTCTGTTGGCGGGCGTCCTGGGGGCGTGGCTGCACGTGTTGCTGGATGCTTTTCTTTACTCGGAGATGGAGCCTTTTTATCCGTGGACAGCTAACCCGATGCTGCAAGCTGGTATAGGTAGTCCTGAAGAGTACCTGTTGTGTGTTTATCTGGGGATATTTGGCGTCGCGTATTGGGCTGCCTTGATCGCATATTCCAGCTACCAAACCAACAAAAAACAGAGCGCAGTGCCCAGTGCGTGA
- a CDS encoding transcription factor S: protein MEFCPQCGSILATKAVETGTQAMLVLTCKKCGYTNRDVNVGKVDLKNIPHNPKQMVAVIDKEKQLSTQPTIHFKCPKCNNSTVFVWLVQTRGADESSTQFLRCTDCGHTFREYS from the coding sequence ATGGAGTTTTGTCCCCAATGTGGTTCAATTCTAGCGACAAAAGCTGTTGAGACAGGAACGCAAGCTATGCTTGTGTTGACCTGCAAAAAATGCGGCTACACCAATCGAGACGTTAACGTGGGTAAAGTGGATTTAAAGAATATCCCGCATAACCCCAAACAGATGGTTGCCGTAATCGACAAGGAGAAACAGCTAAGCACCCAACCAACAATACATTTCAAATGCCCAAAATGCAACAACAGCACAGTGTTTGTTTGGTTGGTACAAACTCGAGGCGCAGACGAATCATCCACTCAGTTTCTGCGGTGCACCGACTGCGGCCATACCTTCCGAGAATATAGCTAA
- a CDS encoding 4Fe-4S dicluster domain-containing protein — MAEATAPVTSTKDQPIKASEIDPKFKYELQKIHGSESILKCFQCGTCTSDCPVARYSDSYRPRTLIHMAQLGLKERVLRSDTLWLCAACFTCTDRCPQDVEVANVIRVFRNLAIEKDCIPQVFKDQTQSLLESGYAYKIPELRVKKRESLGLPPLPKGDAENVRKVLKGVKYIERNSGAKSSGQ; from the coding sequence ATGGCTGAAGCAACAGCCCCAGTAACGTCCACAAAAGATCAGCCTATAAAAGCTTCCGAAATCGACCCCAAATTCAAATACGAACTCCAAAAAATCCACGGAAGCGAATCAATTTTGAAATGTTTCCAGTGCGGAACATGTACCTCGGATTGTCCAGTAGCAAGATACAGCGATTCATATCGACCCCGCACGCTAATCCACATGGCGCAGCTAGGCCTCAAAGAGCGCGTGCTCAGAAGCGATACGCTTTGGCTCTGTGCTGCCTGCTTCACCTGCACTGACCGATGTCCCCAAGATGTCGAAGTTGCAAACGTCATACGAGTTTTCCGTAATCTCGCTATAGAAAAAGACTGTATCCCCCAAGTTTTCAAGGATCAAACCCAGAGCTTGCTTGAATCGGGCTACGCTTACAAAATCCCCGAGCTCAGAGTCAAAAAACGTGAATCTCTGGGGTTACCGCCACTGCCAAAGGGCGATGCGGAAAACGTAAGGAAGGTCCTCAAAGGCGTAAAATATATTGAAAGAAACTCAGGAGCAAAATCCAGTGGGCAATAA
- a CDS encoding CoB--CoM heterodisulfide reductase iron-sulfur subunit B family protein has protein sequence MKETQEQNPVGNKYLIFLGCAIPYRVSSYEISARKVLTGLGVELVEMPEFNCCGLPLDAVSHETMLILAAKNLAIAEKQGLNILTLCPGCAGTLKKVNKILKEDKTQRDEVNSHLKEANLEFKGTIETKHLLQFLKEDVGLEKIKAAVTNPLIGLNVAEHNGCHILRPKEYIDFDDPEDPQTLKNLIEATGATCLDYIDETECCGAPSVGVNDKIALSLARDKLDHIKQVNAQALITICPFCHIMYDTNELRIEKMFNEAYGIPILHYPQLLGLAMGMTPEELAMHELRVNPTKIIQQTTQGANKP, from the coding sequence TTGAAAGAAACTCAGGAGCAAAATCCAGTGGGCAATAAATACCTAATTTTCCTCGGCTGCGCTATCCCCTACCGTGTCTCCAGTTATGAAATCAGCGCCCGTAAAGTCCTCACGGGACTCGGCGTAGAACTCGTCGAGATGCCAGAATTCAACTGCTGCGGACTCCCCCTTGACGCCGTAAGCCACGAAACAATGCTAATTCTCGCAGCCAAGAACCTCGCCATAGCCGAAAAGCAAGGCCTAAACATTCTAACATTATGCCCCGGATGCGCGGGAACCCTCAAAAAAGTTAACAAAATCCTAAAAGAAGACAAAACCCAACGAGACGAAGTCAACAGCCACCTAAAAGAGGCTAACCTCGAATTCAAAGGCACCATAGAAACTAAACATCTTCTCCAGTTCCTAAAGGAAGACGTCGGCTTAGAAAAAATCAAAGCCGCGGTCACCAACCCCCTTATAGGTCTAAATGTTGCTGAACACAACGGCTGCCATATCCTACGCCCCAAAGAATACATTGACTTTGATGACCCCGAAGACCCTCAAACCCTCAAAAACCTAATTGAAGCAACAGGCGCCACCTGCCTCGATTATATTGATGAAACCGAATGCTGTGGTGCACCCAGCGTCGGTGTCAACGACAAAATCGCCTTATCTCTTGCTCGAGACAAACTTGACCACATAAAACAGGTCAACGCCCAAGCCTTAATCACCATATGTCCTTTCTGTCACATCATGTATGATACAAACGAATTGAGAATAGAAAAAATGTTTAATGAGGCCTATGGCATTCCCATACTGCACTATCCCCAACTGTTAGGATTAGCCATGGGCATGACTCCTGAAGAGTTAGCAATGCATGAACTCAGAGTAAACCCAACAAAAATAATCCAACAAACCACCCAAGGAGCAAACAAACCGTGA
- a CDS encoding oxidoreductase: protein MTQNKLKIAFYWAASCGGCEIAVLDINEKILDVTKIADIVFWPVALDVKYKDVEAMEDKYIDITFFNGSIRNSEQEHMAKLLRAKTKTLVAFGSCAHEGCIPGLANLNSKKEVFEQVYLKEKSNVNPNAVTPKTQSQVKEGTLKIPEFYDTVKTLSQTVEVDYFLPGCPPPVKLIAAAIDAIANNNLPKKGSVLAPPKAVCDECPRKRENKKIDKIYRVYEKTPEPERCLLEQGILCMGPATRSGCGAQCLKVDMPCTGCGGKAPNVPEQGAAMITALASILGYDSVEGKTQYTEKEIEDLINQIKDPVGTVYMYSLPSSILKRKVIKE, encoded by the coding sequence GTGACGCAAAACAAACTAAAAATAGCCTTTTACTGGGCTGCAAGCTGCGGCGGCTGCGAAATCGCCGTCTTAGACATAAACGAAAAAATCCTTGACGTTACCAAAATCGCTGACATCGTATTCTGGCCAGTAGCCTTAGACGTCAAATACAAAGACGTTGAAGCCATGGAAGACAAATACATTGACATCACCTTCTTCAACGGTTCCATCCGCAACAGTGAACAAGAACATATGGCAAAACTCCTACGAGCAAAAACCAAAACCTTGGTAGCGTTTGGCTCCTGCGCCCATGAAGGCTGCATTCCAGGCTTAGCTAACCTTAACAGCAAAAAAGAGGTATTCGAGCAAGTTTACCTTAAAGAAAAATCAAACGTTAACCCAAACGCGGTAACACCTAAAACCCAAAGCCAAGTTAAAGAAGGCACCCTAAAAATCCCCGAATTCTACGACACCGTCAAAACCCTATCCCAAACAGTAGAAGTCGACTACTTCCTTCCAGGCTGCCCACCGCCAGTTAAACTAATCGCCGCCGCCATCGACGCCATCGCCAACAACAACTTACCCAAAAAAGGCTCCGTTCTTGCCCCTCCCAAAGCAGTCTGCGACGAGTGCCCCCGCAAACGCGAAAACAAAAAAATCGACAAAATCTACCGCGTCTACGAAAAAACTCCTGAACCCGAAAGGTGCCTCCTTGAACAAGGTATCCTCTGCATGGGACCCGCAACCCGAAGCGGCTGTGGCGCACAATGCCTCAAAGTAGACATGCCATGCACTGGTTGCGGTGGAAAAGCCCCCAACGTTCCTGAACAGGGAGCAGCCATGATAACTGCGTTAGCCTCTATCCTTGGCTACGACAGTGTAGAAGGCAAAACCCAATACACCGAAAAAGAAATCGAAGATTTAATCAACCAAATAAAAGACCCCGTTGGCACCGTATACATGTACAGTTTGCCATCTTCAATCCTTAAACGTAAGGTGATAAAAGAATGA
- a CDS encoding Ni/Fe hydrogenase subunit alpha, producing MKEILIDPITRLEGHGNVSIFLNDQGEVENAYLKIPELRGFEKFCIGRRAELMPQLTTRICGVCPVAHHFAATKALDQAFNVEVPSAAKKLRELMYTAYFIYDHTLHFYYLGGPDFIVGPEAPPEKRNILGVIEKAGIEVAKDVIKHRAYGQKITEIIGGKATHPVCGLPGGISKPLSEENRQQIETMASSCRNFAQFTLKLFHQIVLSNSQYLDMITSKPYTMPTYYMGTVDEHNKVNFYDGKTRVVTPNGNEFLKFNAQDYLQHIGEHVEEWTYSKFPYLKAVGWKGEVAGPDSGIYRVGPLGRLNASNGMATPLAQAEYEEMYSTLGGKPVHSTLAFHWARLIELLYATERCMELVTDPEITSTNVRNKPTQEPTEGVGIVEAARGTLIHHFTLTPDALVKDVNMIVATTNNYPAICMSIRDAAKGLIHDGKIEQGILNKVEMAFRAYDPCFGCATHAATGQMPLTVEVFDAQKRLLDSVSR from the coding sequence ATGAAAGAAATCCTAATTGACCCAATAACTCGGCTCGAAGGACACGGCAACGTATCCATATTCCTCAACGACCAAGGCGAAGTAGAAAACGCCTACCTCAAAATCCCCGAACTAAGAGGATTTGAGAAGTTCTGCATCGGCAGACGAGCCGAACTCATGCCCCAACTAACCACCCGCATCTGCGGAGTCTGCCCAGTCGCCCACCACTTCGCCGCAACCAAAGCACTTGACCAAGCATTCAACGTCGAAGTCCCATCCGCAGCAAAGAAACTCCGCGAACTCATGTACACAGCCTACTTCATCTACGACCACACACTACACTTCTACTACCTAGGCGGACCCGACTTCATCGTAGGCCCCGAAGCACCCCCAGAAAAACGAAACATCCTAGGCGTCATCGAAAAAGCAGGCATAGAAGTCGCCAAAGACGTCATCAAACACCGCGCCTACGGACAAAAAATCACCGAAATCATCGGCGGAAAAGCCACCCACCCCGTCTGCGGACTCCCCGGCGGCATATCCAAACCATTAAGCGAAGAAAACCGCCAACAAATCGAAACCATGGCATCCTCCTGCCGCAACTTCGCACAGTTCACCCTAAAACTCTTCCACCAAATCGTCCTAAGCAACAGCCAATACTTAGACATGATAACCAGCAAACCCTACACCATGCCCACCTACTACATGGGAACCGTTGACGAACACAACAAAGTCAACTTCTACGACGGCAAAACCCGAGTCGTAACCCCCAACGGAAACGAATTCCTCAAATTCAACGCCCAAGACTACCTCCAACACATCGGCGAACACGTCGAAGAATGGACATACAGCAAGTTCCCCTACCTCAAAGCAGTCGGTTGGAAAGGAGAAGTCGCAGGCCCAGACAGCGGCATCTACCGCGTTGGACCCCTCGGCAGACTAAATGCCTCAAACGGCATGGCAACTCCGCTCGCACAGGCAGAATACGAAGAAATGTATAGCACCCTCGGCGGCAAACCTGTGCACAGCACACTCGCGTTCCATTGGGCACGCCTAATCGAGCTCCTTTACGCTACCGAACGATGCATGGAACTCGTCACTGACCCCGAAATCACCAGCACCAACGTCCGCAACAAACCCACCCAGGAACCCACCGAAGGCGTCGGCATCGTCGAAGCAGCCCGCGGCACCCTCATCCACCACTTCACACTCACCCCAGATGCACTCGTCAAAGACGTCAACATGATAGTCGCCACCACCAACAATTACCCAGCCATCTGCATGAGCATCCGCGACGCAGCCAAAGGCCTAATCCACGACGGCAAAATCGAGCAAGGCATCCTCAACAAAGTCGAAATGGCATTCCGCGCCTACGACCCCTGCTTCGGCTGCGCAACCCACGCCGCAACCGGACAAATGCCCCTAACAGTCGAGGTTTTCGACGCACAAAAACGGTTACTTGACAGCGTTAGCCGTTAA
- a CDS encoding oligosaccharide flippase family protein, translating into MSKAVDIAKVSTAGSFHLLWGLVISTLILSVGTIFIARLLGSDLYGLYAVVLTVPTFIQVFRDWGITSAMVRFTAQYRAESRLDEIRSIYITGIIFEMIIGLVLSVVSFFLADFLAASVFNRPEIASLIQIVSFSIFANGLVNAATAAFTGVEKMELNSIMIIGQSISKTALIIALVALGLGTAGASVGFLAGNFIASIIGVGLVLVIYRKLPKPPSNKLQITAYLTTLLKYCLPLSLATIVTLLLPQFYAFLLPIYYTTENVTIGNYSIAMNFVVLITFFAIPVTTMMFPAFSKLDAEKDKIVLRNVFQFSVKYAAFVVVPVTALVMCLATPGVETLFGATYTLAPLFLALLAIQYFYTAFGYLSLTGFLNGQGQTTYMMKLGLLTGLIGFPMGYLLIMNFGVYGLIFSTLTAVLPGIFIGLGFIKKTYGVVVDWVSSAKILLSSAVAGVLTYLVVAALPLASWLLLVVGVPFFVLVVLVAMLLTRSITRSDLANLRGMVEGLGAIGRFFCRLLVLVEKLMTLLRV; encoded by the coding sequence ATGAGTAAAGCTGTTGATATTGCCAAGGTTTCAACTGCAGGAAGTTTTCACCTGCTTTGGGGATTAGTAATTTCAACGCTAATTCTGTCAGTAGGAACGATTTTCATTGCACGTCTCCTCGGCTCAGACCTCTATGGATTGTACGCTGTCGTTTTGACGGTTCCGACGTTTATTCAGGTTTTCCGTGATTGGGGCATAACCTCTGCCATGGTTCGATTTACCGCGCAGTACCGTGCCGAGAGCAGGCTTGATGAAATCCGCAGCATCTATATTACGGGCATAATCTTTGAAATGATAATAGGCCTTGTTCTTTCGGTTGTATCCTTTTTCTTGGCTGATTTTTTGGCTGCAAGCGTGTTTAATCGTCCCGAGATTGCTTCGCTTATACAAATTGTGTCTTTTTCTATCTTCGCCAACGGCTTGGTGAATGCTGCTACGGCGGCTTTTACTGGGGTTGAGAAAATGGAACTCAACAGCATCATGATTATTGGTCAAAGCATCTCAAAAACTGCGCTTATCATAGCCCTTGTTGCTTTAGGTCTGGGAACGGCTGGAGCCTCTGTTGGCTTTTTAGCGGGTAATTTTATTGCCAGCATAATCGGGGTCGGTCTTGTTTTGGTTATCTATCGAAAGCTACCCAAACCACCCTCAAATAAGCTGCAAATAACGGCATACTTGACTACCCTGCTGAAGTATTGTTTACCCCTATCGCTTGCAACAATTGTTACACTGCTGCTTCCACAATTCTACGCCTTTCTGCTCCCCATCTACTACACCACAGAAAACGTAACTATAGGCAACTATAGTATCGCAATGAATTTTGTTGTGTTAATCACTTTTTTCGCAATTCCCGTTACGACGATGATGTTTCCTGCCTTCTCGAAACTCGACGCAGAGAAAGATAAGATTGTTCTTAGGAACGTTTTTCAGTTCTCTGTTAAATATGCCGCTTTTGTTGTGGTTCCAGTCACTGCCTTAGTGATGTGTTTGGCTACGCCGGGTGTTGAAACACTTTTCGGCGCCACCTATACTTTGGCTCCGCTTTTTTTGGCGCTATTAGCGATTCAATATTTCTATACCGCCTTTGGGTATCTTAGTTTAACAGGGTTTCTGAATGGTCAGGGCCAAACAACCTACATGATGAAGCTGGGCCTATTAACTGGGCTGATAGGTTTCCCGATGGGTTATCTTTTGATTATGAATTTCGGCGTGTATGGCCTTATCTTTTCAACGTTGACTGCTGTTCTACCTGGCATCTTTATCGGTTTAGGGTTTATCAAAAAAACTTATGGCGTAGTTGTGGATTGGGTTTCTTCAGCTAAAATCCTGCTTTCTTCAGCCGTGGCTGGCGTTTTAACGTATCTTGTTGTTGCTGCTTTGCCTTTGGCGAGTTGGCTTCTCCTCGTTGTAGGCGTCCCCTTCTTTGTTTTGGTGGTGCTTGTTGCTATGTTGCTTACTCGCTCAATTACCCGTTCGGATTTGGCTAATTTGAGGGGTATGGTTGAAGGTTTGGGGGCTATTGGCAGGTTTTTCTGTAGGCTGCTCGTTTTGGTTGAGAAGTTGATGACTCTGCTAAGGGTCTAA